The nucleotide sequence ATGCGGTCACACTCGTCGAGGATCACCATTTTAAGATTATCGAACGCGAGCGTGCCGCGCTCCATGTGGTCCATGACGCGACCCGGCGTGCCGATCACGATCTGGGCCCCGGCCTTCAGCGCCCGGTATTGGCGCTCGTAGCTTTGACCGCCGTAAATCGGCACCTCCATGACCCCGCGCTTGAAACCGGCGAGCTTGTTGACCTCCTCGGCCACCTGCACCGCCAACTCGCGGGTAGGGCACAGGATCAGGGCCTGCACGCGCTTCAATTTAGGGTCCACCATCTCGATCGCCGGGATAGCGAAAGCCGCAGTTTTGCCCGAGCCCGTGGCTGATTGTCCCACGACGTCCCGGCCTTCCAGCAACAGCGGGATGACAGCGGTTTGAATCGGGGAAGCCTCCTCAAAGCCCATCTTGTCGACGGCTTTGAGCACTTCGGGGGAGAGCCCGAGCTCCGCAAATTTACGTTTTTCCATAACCTGCCCTACCGTGGCATTTCCCCGCAAGCGATCAGAATTAAATAAAGCTGAGCACTCCGTTCTGACTTTTCCCTCGCATTCCCCTAAAAAACCGTCCGCCTCGCGGCATGCCTTTTAAAGAACTCGGGTTAAATGCCAATCTCGTCCAGGGCGTGCTCGCCATGGGTTATGGCGATCCCACGCCCATCCAACTGCGTGCCATTCCCATCGTGTTATCGGGCCGCGACCTCATTGGTTCGGCTCAGACCGGCACGGGCAAAACCGCCGCCTTCGCCCTGCCCGTGCTGCAGCGCCTCGGTAAACACAGTCGGGGCAACCCCCGCGTGCTCGTGCTCGAACCGACCCGCGAACTCGCCGCCCAGGTCGAAACCGCCTTCCGCGATCTCGGCCGTTTCGGCGACATGACCGCCACCGTGCTCCACGGCGGCGTGGGCTACGGCCGCCAACGCGAAGCCCTGCGCAACGGCAGCGACATCGTCATCGCGACGGTGGGCCGCCTGATGGATTTCATTCAGGAAAAGGAAATCGACCTGCGCGACATTGAGGTGCTCATCCTCGACGAGGTCGACCGCATGCTCGACATGGGCTTCATCCGCGACGTCAAACGCATCGTCGAGCTCTGCCCCAAGTCCCGCCAGACGTTGTTCTTCTCGGCCACCGTGCCTCCCGAGATCGAGGAAGTCGCCAAGTTTGCTCTGCGCGACCCGGCCCGCGTTGTCATCGGTCGCACCCGCTCCGTGAATGAGTCAGTCAAACACGCGCTGTTCCCGATCGCCTACGACCAGAAATTCGATCTGTTGCTCGCGCTGCTGGAGAAGGAAGACTTCCAAAGCGTCATCATCTTCTCACGCACCAAACACGGGGCCGACCGCATCGCCCGCAAGCTCAAGTCCGCCAAGCATTCCGTCGCGGTGCTTCACGCCAACCGCTCCCAGGGTCAACGCACCACCGCGCTCGAAGGCTTCAAAAACGGCCGCTACGAAATCATGGTCGCGACCGACATTGCCGCCCGCGGCATCGACGTCTCCGGCGTGTCGCACGTCATCAACTACGACGTGCCGGAAAACCCCGAAGACTACGTGCACCGCATCGGACGCACCGGCCGCGCCATGGCAGTCGGCGATGCCTACATGCTGGCCATCCCCGAAGAAGGTGGCGACGTGCACGACATTGAACGTTTTATCGGCGCCCGCATCCCGCAACTCACCCTCGAGGACTTCGCTTACGAACGCGGCCGCCCCCCCGTGGTCGACACCAGCCGACCCTTCAAAAACCCCCGTCGCGGCAAGAACGGTGGTCAAGGCGGCGGCGGAAATCGTGGTGGCGGTGGTGGTCACCAAGGTGGTGCTGGTGGCGGTCGCCAAGGCGGTGGCGGTGGCGGTGGCGGCGGTGGTAGTGGAGGCGGCAATCGTCCTCGCTCCAATCAAGCGCCCAAAGGCTCACGCCCCTCCGCGGGCAAACCCAAGGGTTCGTCAAACGCCCCCCGCCCGAGCAAGCCCGCCAGCCGCCTCCGCCGCGGCCGGTAAAACCGGTAGAGACGGCTCGCCGAGCCGTCCGCTCCTGCCCCTCAGTCCAGTCCGCTCGTTCGTCGCCTGCCCCTACACGCGATTCGGGCCGGCAGGCGGGCCGACAGCCTGCGGCTGCGTTCGGCGAACGCGCCCTACCTTTCCCCGGCGGGCGGGTTTGCTCGCGTCACATTGGCGATGGCGTCACGCCAATTTGGATACGTCTGCGCCAGTTCAGCCCGGTCACCGAGTTCGAAATCCTCCCAGCGAAACTCCGGCGCCATGATACAGGAGACCAGTGCCCAACGGCCCCCGGCCACCAACTTGGTGCCCTGCCACACTCCTGCTGCAACCACATCCTGCAGTCGGCTTCCCATGGCCAAATGGGAGCCCAACAGCACCCACTCACCGTGGCCGTCCGGGTAAAGCCGCAGCGACTCCAGCGAGTCTCCCGCGTGCCAGCACCAGATCTCATCGGTGGTGAGCCGATGCAGGGCCGAAAACGCGTCCGGCGTGAAGAGCGCATAGATGACCGAATACGCCCGCGTGGCTTCGGCCGTGCTCTCCACCTGCTTCACCCATAGACCCGACTCCGCCGTGCGCCGAAAATAGCCGCCTTCCTGGTCCAGCGGCTGCAAATCCAGCGCCTTCACCACTTGGGCCGCCGTGTGTGTTTCGCTCGAAAATTCATGCGATTCCAGCATGTCTCTCAGCATCGCGGTTGCTCCCACCCGGTCAACGCACGAACCCGTGCAATGCGATTGCCGCGCGCCTATCCCTCCTCCAGCCTCCCCTCCATGAACAAGGTGAACCTGCGCGATATTGCCGAGGAAACATCTGCTTCGCCCAAAGGAACTTTTGGCGCTGTCTACCAAGGATTGTCCCTCGCCCTCGGCCGTGATGAAACCTCGACCGACTTGCTCAAACGCCACCCGTTCGATGTCGAGGTTGTGCGTGTGCCCGCGGGCAAGGCCATCTGTCCCTACCACTCCCATTCCGCCCAATGGGAATTTTTCCACGTCATCAGTGGCCGGGGCTCGGTTCGCCATGCCGATGGCGTGACGGAACTGGGGGCCGACGACGCGTTTCTCTTTAAACCCGGCGAACCTCACCAGATCCGGGCGGCCGATGAACAGGAAATCGTGCTCTTCGTCGTCGCCGACAACCCGATCGGCGAATCCTGCCACTACCCCGACAGCGGCAAATGGTTGGTGCGCTCGCCGGAACGGCGGCTCATTCGGTCGGAAAATTTGAACTACTTCGACGGCGAAGAGTAGAGGCGTCCCCGAGGTCAGCCCGCCCTGGCATACTGTTCCTGCCACTAAACCAGCCCGCCAAACGCGATTCAGTGAGTCACGACGTGGGCGAGGAACTGCTGAAGGCGCCTCTACCGGCTGCCCGAACTTGAACCTCATGAACCGGTTTAAACCGGTTGTAACCTTGCCTTGGTGATGAAATTTCACTGCGCTCCCGAGGTGCGTTTAAGACACTTCGGACTTTCTCTGCTGGTCGCCGCCAGCTCCGGTCTCCTGTTGGCGGAGAATGATTGGATACCCGAGGTGGACGGCCTGCCGCTCGATCCCGCGATTCATGCCCGCACCCTTCCCTCCGGTCTGCGCTACCTGCATGCTCAGCATGCCGATCCCAACCAACACGTAAGTCTGCGACTCATCGTCCAGGCCGGCTCCAATGACGAGGCCGACGACGAGCTCGGCTACGCCCATTTCGTCGAGCACATGGCGTTCAACGGCACCCGCAATTTTCCCGGCGAAACCCTTGGCGCAAAACTCGCCGAAGCCGGCATCCGTTTTGGCCCCGAGGTCAACGCGTTCACCATGCCGGCACTTACGGTTTATCAACTCGATCTGTCCCACTACGATCCGGAGACGTTCGAACTCGCGCTCCAGGTGATGCGCGACTGGTCCGACGGTATTCAATTCGACCGCAAACAGGTCCGGCGTGAGCGCAAGGTCATCCTCGCCGAGATGCAGGCGCGCGGCATCATCGCCGGCGCGTTCACCAAAGAACGCATGAAGTTTGTCTACCCGGATCATCCGCTCGGGCAGCGTTTTGTCGGGGGCACCTTGCAAAGCATCGACCGCGCCGAGGACGACGGTCTCAAGGGTTACTACGACCGGTGGTATCGACCGGACAACATGGTCCTCGTGGTGGTGGGCGACATGCCGACGGCCACCGTCACCGCCGGGATCGACCGTCACTTTGCTTCCTTTACCAACAACACGCCACTGCCGCCGCGAGCGTTTCGCCCCGTGGCAGCCAATCCGACCAAACCGCGTCTGCACTGGACCCAGATCGGCCCCATCAAGTCGTTCAATTTTCAGATCGTGCACACGCGCCCGATGCCCACCACCGCCTCGATCGAGCAGAGCCGTCATTCCCTCGCCACCCAGGTCGTGCTCGCCGCCATGCAGGCCCGCTTCAACCGCCTGATCTACACCGCCGGGAGCGAGGTGAAACAACTCAGCGTGCAAACCGCCGCCCCGTCCCCCGATGTTTTGGAACTCACCTTCCACGCCGAGGGTAAACCGGAGAATTGGGAAAACCTGCTCCTCACCCTCAACCGCGAACACCGCCGCCTGATCAAACATGGCATCCTGCAAATCGAGCTCGATGAAGCCCGTGACGTGATGCTCAAGCGACTCGAGTTCGCCGGTCGATTTGCCAAATCGGAATCCGCCAGCACCTACGCCGCCCGCATGCTGGAAGCCGTCATGCTCAACTCGGGCGCGCCTTCGGCTGATACCCAGATCGCCTTTGCCAAGGAGGTCCTGCCCACCCTCACCATTGATGATTGCCGCGCCGCGGTGGCGGACTTTTTGGAGACCGGTTTCGCCCGCTACTTCATCTACGGTGACCTCGCTTCGGCCGGCGCCAGCCAAGACCTCGTGGCCACCCTGCAAACGGGCATGCGTGAGGACGTAACCGAGCCGTTGATTTCACCCCAGGTGCCATTTCTCTACCACGACTTCGGGCCCGTCGGCACCGTGACTCACCACGATCACGACAAGGAGACTGACGTGCATCAGGTCACGTTCGCCAATGGCGTGCGCTTCAACTTCAAGCGCACCGACTTCGACCAACAAACGATGTCGGTCGTTCTCCGTTTGGCGCCCGGCGGCCAGTTGGCCACGCCTCCCGGCCAGCCCGGCATGCCGCACGTAGCCGCCGCAGCCTTGATCGAAGGCGCCCTCGGTGATCTCAATTTTGAGAGCCTCGGTCGAGCCCTCAACGGCCGCACCGTGCGCGTCGATTTCAATGTCGAGGAAGACTCCCTGTCCTTCAACGGCACGGCGGACCGGGAGCAGGTCGATTTGCTGATGCAATTGATCACGGCCTATCTGACCGATCCCGCGTTGGAGGCAGGCGCGGTGAGCCGAGCCCTGACCCGGGTCAACGATCGGGCTGAATCCAGTCTCGAAGTGCCTGAAACCGCCATGGGCCTGAACCTCATGAGCTTGCTCACTGGCGAAGACCCGCGCTTTGCCGCTCCCCCGACCGATGGAACCATCGCTTTCTCTGCCGCGGAGCTGCGGGCCTGGCTGCTGCCTCAGCTCGAACAACTCCCCATCGAGTTCAGCATGGTGGGCGATATCGTGCCCGACGAAGCGATCGCCGCCGTCGCTCGCACGTTGGGTGCCTTGCCCTCGCGTCAGAGCCCGAAGCCCCGGCGTGCGTTGTCATGGAACACCGAGTCACGCGTCGAAAAAATCGAGTGCAAGAGTCCCGATCGGCGAGGCGCGGTTGCCGTGATCTATCCCGTTCGACTTCCCGCCGATAACGTCAGGGCGCGCCGCGAACTGGAGCTGCTCACCCACGCCTTCGAGGCCGAGAACCTGAAACGTCTGCGCGAGGCCATAGGCATCACCTACAGCCCCGATACCCGCTATTGGTATAGTGAGTCCGATCCTCAGCAGGCTTTCATCCAGGCCAGCATGATCACCGACAGTCGTATGATGAAAAAGGCTTCCGGCGAGGTCAGGCGCCTGGCCAACCGGCTACGCAAATCCGGCATCGACGACGAACTCATGATGCAAGCCCGCAACCCCACCCTCGACAGCGTGAACGACCAATTGCGAGGGAACACCTATTGGCTCTATGGCGTGCTCGACCGTCTCGCGGCCAATCCACAGCAGCTCGACTACGCCCGCTCTCGGCGGACCGACCTCGAATCGATCACCAAGGAGCGGCTGACCGAACTGGCCAACGAAGTGCTGAACAGCAAAAACGCCATCCAAGTGCTCGTCGGCCGCCACTAAGTCGCGACCTCAAGGATAGGGCGCGCTCGTCGAGCGCGCCTCCTTAGCCGGGACACGGCTGGCTCGACGCGGCAGTTGGCTTCGCCATCTCCGTCCCGCCGCCGGGCACCCCGTCGGCGAAATCGCCCCCACCTTTCGGGTCTCAACTTTCCGGCGGAAACCGGGCGACGAACTTGGCGCCTTCTCCCGGCGTGGAATCGGCGAACAGCTGGCCGCCGTGCATCGAAACCAGAGTGTGAGTCAGGGACAGTCCCAGCCCGGTCGAAGTCTCGCCACCGGTGGGCGTCGCACTGAGCCGTCGAAAGCGTTGAAAGAGCGCCGCCCGGTCCTCTTCCGTCAAACCGGGACCTTCGTCTTCGACTTCAAGCCGCACCCGGGCACCGCCGTGCACCGTGACCCAGACGGTCGATCCGGCGGGTGAAAACTTGAGCGCGTTGTCCACCAGGTTTTCCACCACCTGGCGCAACCGCGCCGGGTCACCAAGGATGCGACAGGAGTCGGGCTCCTCCACCCTGAACCGCACCTGCTGCCGCTTGCGGGCGGCGCGATCGGTAAACTCCGGGATCTGGGCGCCGACCCCTTGCGCGAGGTCCAGTGATTCGGGTCGCAACTTGAGTTCACCGGTCTCGGATTCCGAGGTATCAAGGAGGTCCTGCACGAGCTCAAACATGCGCTGGCTTTCCTGCCGTATGGCTTCGATACGGTCGCCGACATGGGGGTCCGCCCTGCCTTCGCGCTTAATCAGGTCGGCGGTCATCATGATTCCAATGAGCGGAGTTTTCAGATCGTGGGACGCCAGATCGAGCAGGCGGGATTTAAGCGCGGTGGCTTGCTCGGCGGCGTCGCGAGCGCGACGGGTTTCCTCCAGAATCCGTTTTTCGGCGCGGGCCTGAGTCCGTTGACGGCCGATGATCGCCAACACCGCGATGCCGCCCAGCGCGATGAATACCGCCAAACCGTAGCGCTGTTGGCTGGTGCGGCTCAACTCGGCGTGGGTGAGCGCCAACGAGGCGGCTTGGCGTTCTTGCTCCGCTTTGAGTTCACTGATTTCGAACAACCGTTTTTCGGCGGCAAACTCCTCGCGAAGTTTGGTCAGGGTGACGGCGGTTTTTTCCCCATAAACCAATTGCTTTTCACGTTCGGCTCGTCGCTGGAAATCCAAGGCCTGCCGATAGTCGCCATGAGCCGCGTGGGCGTCGCTGAAAGCCGTGTAAATATTGCTCCACAATTCATGACTTTCGAGCGGGTCTCCGATCACGGCGGCCGCATCCAAATGCTCCAGCGCCTCCGCCGGACGACCAAGTGCCGTGAGCGATCGCGCCACCAACATGTGTCCCGAGGCCAGCAGGCGCGGCACGCCGAGCGCTTCGCGCAAGGCCAGCGCCTGGAGATTCAGTTCGAGGGCAGTCGTATGATTTCCCGCCGAGGTTTCAATCGTGGCGAGATTGACCAAGGCGTTGGCGATCCCCCGCCGGTTACCGTTGGCGGTGCGCAGCGCCAGATTCGCCTGCAACATCGCGCGCGGTTCTTCGACTTCGCCCTGCTCGTGCAGCAGCAACGCCAGATTGTTGAGAATCTTCGGGCGCAATTCGTCATCGCCGTCGGCTTCCGCCAACCCGAGGCCTGCCCGGTAGAGCGCAATCGCCTCCTCGGGCGCGTCTTGGTTGCTGGCGACGATGCCCCGATTGTTGAGCACGTGGGCGAGCAACCAGCGGTCATTGAGCGCTTCGGCCTCGCGTTGCACGGCAAGGAACGTGGTCTCGGCGGCGGCGTATTTGCCCTGGTTCCACGCCACGCGCCCCCGATAGTAGTGCAGTCGAGCGCGCGCCGCGCGTGTTTCGGGGGTGGCGGGATGGGCCAGTCCAGCCTCCAGGACCGCCACGGATTCGGCATAGGCACTGTGTCGGCGCAACGCATCACCGAGCTGGGCGCGCGCGGTCAGTTCGTATTCGAGCGTGCCGGACGAAAGCGCCAGCGCGAGAGCTTGGCGGGCCGTGGCGATGCTGCGTTCCGGTTGATTCGCGGCCAGTTTGGCGGACTCATCTATCAGCATTTGAATCTGCTGCGCGACCTCGTCCGGGGTTTCCGTCGCCGTGTGGCCTTCGAGTGCTGTCACCGACAACATCCCCAACAATACGACAAACTGCAGAATTCTACTCGGCATGGGCGAGGCTCGCGGCGTTGCCCGCAGCACGAAACGGCAGGACCGCGTTGGCAAGCTTTTCAGTTGCGGAAATATCATTCAATCTGCGTTTTACGAAGCAATGCCCCGTTCGGATTCCTCGCCCCGCATTCTGGTCGCCGACGATCATGTCCTGATTCGCGAAGCCATTCCCAACACCATCCGCCAACACCTGCCCGGCGCGACTTTCGCGCTCGTGGGCGATGCGACCGCGACGCTGAAGGCGGTGACCACCAGCTCGTGGGACCTCGTGGTATTGGATCTGGGTCTGCCGGGCAGTTGTGAAATGGATACGGTCCGAGCGCTGCGTGAGCGGTGCCCCGCCTTGCCCATTCTGGTATTCACCATGTTCCCCGAATCCAAAATGGGGGCCGCCGCCATCGAGGCCGGAGCCTCGGGCTATTTGTGCAAAACCGCCGACCTCGCCGCCTTGGTCCAAGCCACCATCACCCTTTTGGAGGGTCGGCGCTACCACAGTGAAAAACTCGGCCGCCAACTTGCCCAACGCAGCACTGCACGTCGGGGAAATCTCTCCGCGCTATCGCCCCGCGAGGTCGAAGTGCTCACCCAGCTCGGGGCGGGTCTCTCCAACAAGGAAATCGCGGCGCAACTCGATTTAGCCGTCTCGTCGGTCGGCACCTACCGCGCTCGTCTTCTCGAGAAACTCCAACTGCGCACCACGGCCGACCTGCTGCGTTTCGTGGTCGAACATGGCTTGCACGACCGCTGATCCCGCTCCTCAACGCACCTGCAGGGTGTCGCCGCCGAAGGTGAGATCGAGGGACGGCACCACGACGGCCTTGCGGTCGCCGTCCTTGTGCACGCGACCGGCGATCCAGGCGTCGTAGCCGGTCGCTTGAGCCGCGGCGAGGGCCGCGTCGGCATCCTTGGGATCCACATAGGCAGCGAAGCCGATGCCCATGTTGAACGTGGCGTAGGCTTCGCGCAGCTCGATGGGGCCCTTTTCCATGAGAAATTTAAACAGCGCCGGCTCGGGCCGCACATTCGTGATTTCGTAAACGAACGGCTCGTCGAGACGCATCAGTTTGCGCCAGCCGTGGCCGGTGACGTGGGAAACGTAATTCAGCGTGATACCGCGCTGCTGACACTCACGCACGAACTTCACGTAGATGACCGACGGGGCGAGCAGGCCTTCACCGTAGGTGCGATCATCACCGTGACCGAGCGGTGTGGCGTAACCGTCGGGCAGGTTGTCGGCGATCTTGCGGCACAGGGTGAGGCCATTGGTCTGCACGCCGGATGACGCGAGGAAAAGGATGCTGTCGCCGTCCTTGGCCTCGCCGGTGATGCGCAGGCTTTTCGGTGCGATACGCCCGACCGCCGAACCCGCGAGACAGATGCTTTGTGGTTCAATGATGCCCTTGAGCGTCGGCGTTTCGCCTCCGCCCCAGACCGCCCCGGACATGCGGCAAGCTTCCGCCCAACCGTCGACCAGCGCCTGCGTGCGCACGGCGTCTCCAAACCAGCTCGAATCGCCCACCGCCGCGTGCATCGCGAGCGAGGTCGGCAGGGCGCCGCAGGTGATGAGGTCGTTGACGATGGTGGCAACCGTATCGATGGCGACTTCGCGGTAGAAGCACTTACCCGACTGCGCGTAGACAGCGTCGGCGACGAGATTCTTGGTGCCCAGACCTTCCTCCACGTGGGCGAGAAAATGGTCCTCGGCCTCCATAAGGTAGCAGCTCTCACCGCGCGTCTCGGCGGGCTCGCTGTAACCGTGAGCCGTCAGCAGATCGGCCGTGGTCTTGGCGGCCTTTTGGCAGGCGCGCTTGAAGGCATCGAGTTCATCGTAGCGGACACCCGCGGATTCGTAGGAAAGGCTCATGAGATTGGGGATTTTTGAATCTCGATTTTCGAATCTGGTTCAGGATTCCGCGCCGGAGTGGCCCATCCAAAATCCAGAATCAAAAATCGAGAATTCCATCAGTAGGATCGGGCGGTGGATTTCTCGAAGTAGTTGATGTAGGCTTGGTTCACGACGCGGTAACCGCCGGCGGTGGGGAAATTACCGGTAAAATACCAGTCGCCGGAATGATTCGGCACGGCGGCATGGAGATTTTCCACGGTCTGGTAAATCACCTCCACATCGCCCGCCCAATCGACATTGGTCGGATAGACAATGCGGCTGATGCGCGCCGAAATTTCCTCGGGCGTGAACCGGTCGTAGATCTTTTTGACGTGGTTGACCGACTCGCCTTTGGCCACGGCTTCGCGACAGAGCCGATAAACATCGGCCAGAAGTTCTTCCTGGCCCGTTTCCTTGATCAGGAGAACCGCCGCTTCAAAGGCGATGAATTTGCCGATCTCCGACATGTCGATACCGTAACAGTCCGGATAACGAATCTGGGGAGCGGTGGATACGACGATGATCTTGCGCGGATTGAGCCGGGTCAGAATGCGCAGGATGGATTTGCGCAGTGTGGTGCCGCGCACGATCGAGTCGTCGACGCACACGAGGTTGTCCTTGCCCGCCACCACGGAGCCGTA is from Synoicihabitans lomoniglobus and encodes:
- a CDS encoding DEAD/DEAH box helicase, encoding MPFKELGLNANLVQGVLAMGYGDPTPIQLRAIPIVLSGRDLIGSAQTGTGKTAAFALPVLQRLGKHSRGNPRVLVLEPTRELAAQVETAFRDLGRFGDMTATVLHGGVGYGRQREALRNGSDIVIATVGRLMDFIQEKEIDLRDIEVLILDEVDRMLDMGFIRDVKRIVELCPKSRQTLFFSATVPPEIEEVAKFALRDPARVVIGRTRSVNESVKHALFPIAYDQKFDLLLALLEKEDFQSVIIFSRTKHGADRIARKLKSAKHSVAVLHANRSQGQRTTALEGFKNGRYEIMVATDIAARGIDVSGVSHVINYDVPENPEDYVHRIGRTGRAMAVGDAYMLAIPEEGGDVHDIERFIGARIPQLTLEDFAYERGRPPVVDTSRPFKNPRRGKNGGQGGGGNRGGGGGHQGGAGGGRQGGGGGGGGGGSGGGNRPRSNQAPKGSRPSAGKPKGSSNAPRPSKPASRLRRGR
- a CDS encoding cupin domain-containing protein encodes the protein MLESHEFSSETHTAAQVVKALDLQPLDQEGGYFRRTAESGLWVKQVESTAEATRAYSVIYALFTPDAFSALHRLTTDEIWCWHAGDSLESLRLYPDGHGEWVLLGSHLAMGSRLQDVVAAGVWQGTKLVAGGRWALVSCIMAPEFRWEDFELGDRAELAQTYPNWRDAIANVTRANPPAGER
- a CDS encoding cupin domain-containing protein, which produces MNKVNLRDIAEETSASPKGTFGAVYQGLSLALGRDETSTDLLKRHPFDVEVVRVPAGKAICPYHSHSAQWEFFHVISGRGSVRHADGVTELGADDAFLFKPGEPHQIRAADEQEIVLFVVADNPIGESCHYPDSGKWLVRSPERRLIRSENLNYFDGEE
- a CDS encoding M16 family metallopeptidase, which translates into the protein MKFHCAPEVRLRHFGLSLLVAASSGLLLAENDWIPEVDGLPLDPAIHARTLPSGLRYLHAQHADPNQHVSLRLIVQAGSNDEADDELGYAHFVEHMAFNGTRNFPGETLGAKLAEAGIRFGPEVNAFTMPALTVYQLDLSHYDPETFELALQVMRDWSDGIQFDRKQVRRERKVILAEMQARGIIAGAFTKERMKFVYPDHPLGQRFVGGTLQSIDRAEDDGLKGYYDRWYRPDNMVLVVVGDMPTATVTAGIDRHFASFTNNTPLPPRAFRPVAANPTKPRLHWTQIGPIKSFNFQIVHTRPMPTTASIEQSRHSLATQVVLAAMQARFNRLIYTAGSEVKQLSVQTAAPSPDVLELTFHAEGKPENWENLLLTLNREHRRLIKHGILQIELDEARDVMLKRLEFAGRFAKSESASTYAARMLEAVMLNSGAPSADTQIAFAKEVLPTLTIDDCRAAVADFLETGFARYFIYGDLASAGASQDLVATLQTGMREDVTEPLISPQVPFLYHDFGPVGTVTHHDHDKETDVHQVTFANGVRFNFKRTDFDQQTMSVVLRLAPGGQLATPPGQPGMPHVAAAALIEGALGDLNFESLGRALNGRTVRVDFNVEEDSLSFNGTADREQVDLLMQLITAYLTDPALEAGAVSRALTRVNDRAESSLEVPETAMGLNLMSLLTGEDPRFAAPPTDGTIAFSAAELRAWLLPQLEQLPIEFSMVGDIVPDEAIAAVARTLGALPSRQSPKPRRALSWNTESRVEKIECKSPDRRGAVAVIYPVRLPADNVRARRELELLTHAFEAENLKRLREAIGITYSPDTRYWYSESDPQQAFIQASMITDSRMMKKASGEVRRLANRLRKSGIDDELMMQARNPTLDSVNDQLRGNTYWLYGVLDRLAANPQQLDYARSRRTDLESITKERLTELANEVLNSKNAIQVLVGRH
- a CDS encoding ATP-binding protein, producing the protein MPSRILQFVVLLGMLSVTALEGHTATETPDEVAQQIQMLIDESAKLAANQPERSIATARQALALALSSGTLEYELTARAQLGDALRRHSAYAESVAVLEAGLAHPATPETRAARARLHYYRGRVAWNQGKYAAAETTFLAVQREAEALNDRWLLAHVLNNRGIVASNQDAPEEAIALYRAGLGLAEADGDDELRPKILNNLALLLHEQGEVEEPRAMLQANLALRTANGNRRGIANALVNLATIETSAGNHTTALELNLQALALREALGVPRLLASGHMLVARSLTALGRPAEALEHLDAAAVIGDPLESHELWSNIYTAFSDAHAAHGDYRQALDFQRRAEREKQLVYGEKTAVTLTKLREEFAAEKRLFEISELKAEQERQAASLALTHAELSRTSQQRYGLAVFIALGGIAVLAIIGRQRTQARAEKRILEETRRARDAAEQATALKSRLLDLASHDLKTPLIGIMMTADLIKREGRADPHVGDRIEAIRQESQRMFELVQDLLDTSESETGELKLRPESLDLAQGVGAQIPEFTDRAARKRQQVRFRVEEPDSCRILGDPARLRQVVENLVDNALKFSPAGSTVWVTVHGGARVRLEVEDEGPGLTEEDRAALFQRFRRLSATPTGGETSTGLGLSLTHTLVSMHGGQLFADSTPGEGAKFVARFPPES
- a CDS encoding response regulator, whose amino-acid sequence is MPRSDSSPRILVADDHVLIREAIPNTIRQHLPGATFALVGDATATLKAVTTSSWDLVVLDLGLPGSCEMDTVRALRERCPALPILVFTMFPESKMGAAAIEAGASGYLCKTADLAALVQATITLLEGRRYHSEKLGRQLAQRSTARRGNLSALSPREVEVLTQLGAGLSNKEIAAQLDLAVSSVGTYRARLLEKLQLRTTADLLRFVVEHGLHDR
- a CDS encoding AIR synthase-related protein codes for the protein MSLSYESAGVRYDELDAFKRACQKAAKTTADLLTAHGYSEPAETRGESCYLMEAEDHFLAHVEEGLGTKNLVADAVYAQSGKCFYREVAIDTVATIVNDLITCGALPTSLAMHAAVGDSSWFGDAVRTQALVDGWAEACRMSGAVWGGGETPTLKGIIEPQSICLAGSAVGRIAPKSLRITGEAKDGDSILFLASSGVQTNGLTLCRKIADNLPDGYATPLGHGDDRTYGEGLLAPSVIYVKFVRECQQRGITLNYVSHVTGHGWRKLMRLDEPFVYEITNVRPEPALFKFLMEKGPIELREAYATFNMGIGFAAYVDPKDADAALAAAQATGYDAWIAGRVHKDGDRKAVVVPSLDLTFGGDTLQVR